The following proteins are encoded in a genomic region of Oryza brachyantha chromosome 11, ObraRS2, whole genome shotgun sequence:
- the LOC102707549 gene encoding calcium-binding protein CBP-like — MAGYPPNPGSAYPYGAAGGYGAPPPPYGSSPAPYAPPYGDKPPKEGKTSSSGSAPYYGAQPYGGGGGGYGAPPSAQPYGAPPSTQPYGAPPTTQPYGAPYGAPPPSSAPYGSPGGYGSPFASLVPSAFPPGTDPNVVACFQAADRDGSGMIDDKELQSALSGYSQSFSLRTVHLLMYLFTNTNVRKIGPKEFISVFYSLQNWRSIFERFDRDRSGRIDAAELRDALLSLGYSVSPTVLDLLVSKFDKTGGKNKAIEYDNFIECCLTVKGLTEKFKEKDTALSGSATFTYEAFMLTVLPFLIA, encoded by the exons ATGGCCGGCTACCCGCCAAACCCCGGCTCCGCCTACCCctacggcgccgccggtggctaCGGGGCCCCGCCACCGCCCTACGGCTCCTCCCCCGCCCCCTACGCCCCGCCCTACGGCGACAAGCCCCCCAAGGAGGGCaagacctcctcctccggttCCGCCCCTTACTACGGCGCCCAGccctacggcggcggcgggggcggctaCGGAGCCCCGCCTTCCGCCCAGCCCTACGGGGCGCCGCCTTCCACCCAGCCCTACGGCGCCCCGCCCACCACCCAGCCGTACGGCGCCCCCTACGGGGccccgccgccctcgtcgGCGCCCTACGGGTCGCCCGGCGGGTACGGCAGCCCCTTCGCGTCGCTGGTGCCGTCGGCGTTCCCGCCGGGGACGGACCCGAACGTGGTGGCGTGCTTCCAGGCGGCGGACCGGGACGGCAGCGGGATGATCGACGACAAGGAGCTGCAGTCGGCGCTGTCCGGGTACAGCCAGAGCTTCAGCCTCCGCACCGTCCACCTCCTCATGTACCTCTTCACCAACACCAACGTCCGCAAGATTG GGCCCAAGGAATTTATCTCTGTGTTTTACAGCCTTCAGAATTGGAGG AGCATTTTTGAGAGGTTTGATCGTGACCGAAGTGGTAGAATTGATGCAGCAGAATTGCGTGATGCTCTTCTCAGTCTGGGATATTCAGTTTCTCCAACTGTGCTAGACTTGCTTGTCTCTAAGTTTGACAAGACTGGGGGCAAGAACAAAGCAATTGAATATGATAACTTCATTGA ATGCTGCCTCACAGTTAAG GGTCTGACTGAGAAGTTCAAGGAAAAAGACACAGCCTTGTCGGGCTCTGCAACTTTTACTTATGAGGCTTTCATGTTGACCGTACTCCCTTTTCTCATTGCATAG